Proteins co-encoded in one Flavobacterium fluviale genomic window:
- a CDS encoding response regulator transcription factor, translating into MKKTQTKILLVDDEPDILEIVGYNLAQEGYQIVTASNGKDAIAKAQKELPELIIMDVMMAEMDGMEACEHIRKIPELNNVIITFLTARSEDYSQVAGFDAGADDYITKPIKPKLLVSKVKALLRRLKEQEVVSDTLNVGGIEINREEYKIIKGNVEIALPRKEFELFYLLASKPGKVFKRDEILDKVWGNEVVVGGRTIDVHIRKLREKIGEDLFKTIKGVGYKFEV; encoded by the coding sequence ATGAAAAAAACACAAACTAAGATTTTATTAGTTGACGACGAACCAGATATCTTAGAAATCGTTGGCTATAACCTAGCTCAGGAAGGCTACCAGATAGTTACAGCTTCTAACGGAAAAGATGCTATAGCTAAGGCTCAGAAAGAATTGCCGGAATTAATTATTATGGATGTAATGATGGCAGAAATGGACGGAATGGAAGCTTGCGAGCATATTAGAAAAATTCCTGAATTAAATAATGTTATCATAACTTTTCTTACTGCAAGAAGTGAGGATTATTCGCAAGTTGCTGGTTTTGATGCTGGTGCTGATGATTATATTACAAAGCCAATTAAACCAAAATTATTGGTCTCTAAAGTGAAGGCTTTGTTAAGAAGGTTAAAAGAACAAGAAGTGGTTTCAGATACACTAAATGTTGGTGGAATAGAGATTAACCGCGAAGAATATAAAATCATTAAAGGCAACGTAGAAATTGCTTTGCCTCGAAAAGAATTCGAATTGTTTTATCTGCTGGCTTCAAAACCTGGAAAAGTTTTCAAGAGAGATGAAATCCTTGATAAAGTTTGGGGGAACGAAGTTGTGGTTGGTGGAAGAACAATTGATGTTCACATCAGGAAACTTCGTGAAAAAATTGGCGAAGATCTTTTTAAAACAATTAAAGGAGTTGGCTATAAATTTGAAGTATAG
- a CDS encoding TonB-dependent receptor, translated as MKFNLRFLFIALFICTISIAQNKGTISGVLTDKEMNNEVLPFANVLVKGTNISVNTDVDGKYSLSVNPGNYTLIFSFLGYESIEAPVAVKADETVVINQALSSGSYTLKDVVVQAAAVSKQKETALLLEQKNAVDIKQTIGAQELSRKGVGDVAAAVAKTSGVSKQEGSNNVYVRGLGDRYNSTSMNGLPIPSNDPQRKNIALDLFSTDIVEYISIDKSYGAKMYGDFAGGNVDIVSKDYRGKGMFEISLGSKVNTNAVSNASNFLLQQGPNKTGFVSYGVPNNPLSSFSFENSLNPKKESPFGGNFNLKAGKTFNIGEEGKLSLFATAGFANGYEFREGLTQSVNAQGASLKSFQQEKFTYNTNTTGMFNANYRLNKNHKIGYNFLFVNTSEQTRDTYYGSDRDFDNENADLLVQRGTFTQNTVFINQLLGSDKLTDKIDLDWGLSYNTVKGDMPDRTQNKMFHNPTTDVYTLAQRTTTDNQRYFQNLKEDEAAANLAISYKLGDEDGEPKGKITAGYNGRFKKRDFEAIQFNFNISQTGQNTSVDPNNLDAFFNQANYSSGLFSTASFAGMAPQTYDGKQDIHAGFGNFEYKFTDKFSSVIGVRYERISQTVNWRTQLDAGGGTNTFERNEFLPSAILKYELNEKQNLRFAASKTYTLPQFKERALFIYEDVMESVIGNPSLYPSQNYNFDLKWEMFPKSDELFSVTAFGKYIMDPINQIIIASSTNDISFVNIGDTGYAYGVELEARKNIFDIEGEYTNKLSFGFNASLMKTHQDIDSEKVREETDGRLNINTTDSSSGFTGASDLILNADLSYTKNFRNDSGIMATLAYNHYSDKLYAIGNEGKGNLVDKAMGSLDLIFKTKLNKSLGIDFGARNLLNPEFKRVQENAGGDVLVFNYKKGLTFGLGINYQF; from the coding sequence ATGAAATTCAATTTAAGATTTCTCTTTATTGCATTATTTATCTGTACGATTTCGATCGCGCAAAACAAAGGTACAATTTCTGGAGTTCTAACCGACAAAGAAATGAACAATGAAGTTTTACCATTTGCTAATGTTTTAGTTAAAGGTACAAATATTAGCGTAAACACAGACGTTGACGGAAAATATTCGTTGAGCGTAAATCCTGGAAATTATACTCTTATTTTTAGTTTTTTAGGATATGAATCTATAGAAGCTCCAGTTGCTGTAAAAGCAGACGAAACTGTAGTGATTAATCAAGCTCTTTCTTCAGGAAGTTATACACTTAAAGATGTTGTCGTACAAGCAGCTGCCGTAAGTAAACAAAAAGAAACTGCTTTACTTTTGGAACAAAAAAATGCTGTTGACATCAAACAAACTATTGGTGCACAAGAACTTTCTAGAAAAGGTGTTGGAGACGTAGCTGCTGCGGTAGCAAAAACTTCTGGAGTATCTAAACAAGAAGGAAGCAACAACGTTTATGTACGAGGATTGGGTGACCGTTATAATTCTACTTCGATGAACGGACTGCCAATTCCATCAAATGATCCTCAAAGAAAGAACATTGCTCTTGATCTTTTTTCAACTGACATTGTAGAATATATTTCAATTGACAAATCGTACGGTGCAAAAATGTATGGTGACTTTGCTGGAGGAAATGTAGATATCGTTTCTAAAGATTACCGTGGAAAAGGAATGTTTGAAATTTCATTAGGTTCTAAAGTAAATACTAATGCAGTATCAAACGCCAGCAACTTTTTATTGCAGCAAGGACCAAATAAAACAGGTTTTGTTTCTTATGGAGTTCCTAACAATCCATTAAGCAGTTTTAGTTTTGAAAACAGCTTAAATCCTAAAAAAGAATCTCCTTTTGGAGGAAACTTTAACCTAAAAGCAGGTAAAACTTTTAACATTGGTGAAGAAGGAAAATTAAGCCTTTTTGCTACTGCAGGTTTTGCAAATGGCTATGAGTTTAGAGAAGGACTAACTCAAAGTGTAAATGCTCAGGGTGCTTCATTAAAATCTTTCCAACAAGAAAAATTCACTTACAACACTAATACTACCGGAATGTTCAATGCTAACTACCGCTTGAACAAAAACCATAAAATTGGATATAACTTTTTGTTTGTTAATACATCTGAGCAAACTAGAGATACTTATTATGGTAGTGATCGTGATTTTGATAATGAAAATGCTGATCTGCTTGTTCAGAGAGGTACGTTTACACAAAACACAGTGTTTATCAATCAGCTTTTAGGAAGCGATAAATTAACTGATAAAATCGATTTGGACTGGGGTCTTTCATACAACACTGTAAAAGGTGATATGCCGGACAGAACTCAAAACAAAATGTTCCATAACCCAACAACAGACGTTTATACGCTTGCTCAAAGAACTACAACAGACAACCAAAGATATTTCCAAAATCTTAAAGAAGATGAGGCAGCAGCGAACCTTGCAATCTCTTACAAATTAGGAGATGAAGATGGTGAACCAAAAGGAAAAATTACTGCAGGTTATAACGGAAGATTTAAAAAACGTGATTTTGAAGCTATTCAATTCAACTTCAACATCAGCCAGACTGGTCAAAATACAAGTGTCGATCCTAACAATTTAGATGCATTCTTTAACCAAGCAAATTATAGCAGTGGTTTATTCTCAACTGCTTCTTTTGCAGGAATGGCTCCTCAAACTTACGATGGTAAACAAGATATACATGCAGGTTTTGGTAATTTCGAATACAAATTCACAGATAAATTCAGCTCTGTCATTGGTGTTAGATACGAAAGAATCTCTCAAACAGTTAACTGGAGAACACAGCTTGATGCAGGTGGAGGAACAAATACTTTTGAAAGAAATGAGTTTTTACCAAGTGCTATCTTAAAGTATGAGTTAAACGAAAAACAAAATCTTCGTTTTGCAGCTAGTAAAACATACACATTGCCACAGTTTAAAGAACGTGCTTTGTTTATTTATGAAGATGTAATGGAATCTGTAATTGGTAACCCAAGTTTATATCCTTCACAAAACTACAATTTTGATTTAAAATGGGAAATGTTCCCAAAAAGCGATGAGTTATTCTCTGTTACTGCTTTCGGAAAATATATCATGGATCCAATAAACCAAATCATTATTGCTTCTTCTACAAATGACATTTCTTTTGTTAATATCGGAGATACAGGTTATGCATATGGGGTTGAATTAGAAGCAAGAAAAAACATTTTTGATATCGAAGGAGAATACACAAACAAACTTTCTTTTGGATTTAATGCTTCTTTAATGAAAACACATCAAGACATTGATTCGGAAAAAGTAAGAGAAGAAACAGACGGAAGATTAAACATCAATACTACAGATAGCAGTTCTGGATTTACAGGAGCTTCAGATTTGATTTTAAATGCTGATTTGTCTTATACAAAAAACTTCAGAAACGACTCTGGAATTATGGCAACTCTAGCTTACAACCACTATTCTGATAAACTTTATGCAATTGGAAACGAAGGAAAAGGGAATTTAGTTGATAAAGCTATGGGATCTTTAGACCTTATTTTTAAAACAAAATTGAATAAAAGCTTAGGAATTGATTTTGGAGCAAGAAACTTATTGAATCCAGAATTCAAAAGAGTTCAGGAAAATGCAGGTGGAGATGTTCTAGTATTCAACTACAAGAAAGGGTTAACATTTGGATTAGGAATAAACTACCAATTCTAG